CTTAGCTCGTCCTGCTTTTAGCATTTTTCTGGCTTTAGCGGGATGGGTCGGGTCTAGCGGTTTTTTGTTTTTATCGAGAACCAAGGCATACATAATGGATGAACTCCGCTGTTTTCGGGTTAAGTTTTTCTCGCCAATGTGATTTCGGCTTTTTGCGTCCGCCGCACTGGTTTTTGTCAATCACCTAGACCTGTTTAACGACGAACGACAGAGNNNNNNNNNNNNNNNNNNNNNNNNNNNNNNNNNNNNNNNNNACGGAGTCTGCTACGAGACCAAGGCTGGACGAACCGAACGCAATCAACACGAATGTCGATTTTTGTCCAGTGATTAGGTTAGTCGGGAATTTTCCTAAATGCGCCAATACCATTTTCTGCACAACCATACGGAAATTCTGGCGGAAAAATCTCAGTAGCAGCCACCATCGGAGTTGGGATTGAATGGCAGCCAAGTCGGGAATAGGCGATTCCGGTTCCCCAAACGGGGGCACGGCAAAATGAGAAAAACTGGCACACTTACCAGCAACTGCGAGATTGCTTGATTCCCTAGTCGAAATAAAAGAGGGTGACCACTTTTCTTTGTTCTTCCGCCTCGCGGCAAGTTTGCAACAGCGTGCGGCTGTCGTGAAAAGCAAAGCAAATCAGTTGCTGGCAGCGCGAAATAATTTCTTTATTACACAAAGAACTCGCTTCTGCCAACGAAAGTTGGTCGTTGGCGGGGTTTTCCACCAAATGCATCACCTTGGCAATTTGCTTGCGCGATTCTGCTGATTGACGGTCGAGGCTTTGGGGCAAAATCACCGTCAGCATGTTGGGATCGGCTCGCATGGCCCCTCGAATAGCTGCCGCATTGGTTCCTGTGGCACCCGAGGTGACAATGCGATTCCCCGCTAGAACCAGCGCGTAACTCATCATTTCGATGAGATGTTGGTGGGTAATGGGAACGTGGCGCGAACCCAACAAAGCGATTCTTTTGGAACCAGTTTGTTGGATCGTGGCCAGTTCCTGGGCGAGTTCGTCTATTTTAGGCAGGTCGATAGATTGACTCAAGGGCCGCCAAAATTTTGCTCAGAACAACCCATTTATTGTAACAGACACCTGGCGCAGAAAGTAACCGCTATGACTCGATTGTACCAAGCAATCTGCGTTTGGGTCGCCTTTAGATGCTAGTGGTGACCTGCAACAGGGTATTCAGGTCGAAATGTTTTGCGATGAGATGGCAGATGCATTCTACCTTGGCAGCGTTGCGCAGGCGCAGGCGCTCGAAGGCTCGTTCCAGATAGGAAACCGTTTGTAAAGTATCGTAGGCTACAGACAAAACGGGCACTTCCACATCTTCGGCCCGGCGCAGTACCATATCGGAGGGTTGAATGTTGCCGGTGAGAATCAAGCAGTGGGTAGAAGCTTCCAAAGCAGCGAGATGCAAATCCATGCGATCGCCACCAGTAACAATGGCCATGTTATGACCGGCATGGAAATACCGCATGGCCAAATTGACCCCCATAGCACCAATTTGCTGGCTTTCCACCAACAAATCCAAACGTTCTTCACAGCAGAGAACTTTAGCGTGCAATTGGTAGACCAACTCACCAACGCTGATGCTGCGCAAAACTCGGTGGCGGGGCAGCATGCCCAAAACTGGAATTTGATGGTTTTCTAAAAACGGCTTGATGGAATCTTGCACCAAATCCATCGCCTCTGTGGGAATATCGTTGATACAAACCCCAATTAAGCGATCGCCAAGTTGCTGGGAAGCCTGCAGCAAAGCTTCCACCGTATGCAAAGGTTGAAAGCGGGTCACCAATAACACCGGTGCATCAATAGCATGGGCCATTTGCGGCAGCGTCAAACCAAACAAGCCTCCGGTTTCTAGGGTTCCCGCAGCTTCTACGAGCAGCCAATCGCACTCATAGCCAGCCAGGGTTTGCTGGAGTTTGTCGCTATAATCAGTGACATCGACACCACTTAGCCGTTCTTTCAAGCTTCTCAAATTGGCACGTACATTTTCTGTTTCCACACATACCAGGGGTGGTTGCAAGCGTTGGGAGGACAATCCTAAAGTGTGCCCCAAAAACGCTACATCGCCATCGCGGTGATTATGGCAATCGCTGGTTAGGGTTTCCAAAGGCTTGCTGTAGGCAATATCCCATCCTTGTGCTTGTAGCTGGCGGGCAATTCCTAAAATCGTAGCTGATTTACCGCTGTAGTTCTCTGTAGAGCCGACGATCAGATGTTTGGACGATTGTGGCACATCCTCACTCCTATATTTCAAAGTTCGGACAACGAATCTTCCACGGCCATTGGTACTTCACCTGGGCGATATTCTGATTTTTGACCAGACCCAACCGACCGATCCAGATCCCTTCTTTTCCTATTCTATTCGTCCATGTGTAGCAACTTGCGATAAAAACCTTGAGGAAAATCGATGGTGCGAGATTTTTTGTACTGGATCAGCAGTTCGATCAGAAAATTCACAAACTCAAAGTTGGGCAGGCTAATCTCGTAACTCAATTCGGCGTTGCTGTCAAATTGCAAGCGACATCTGGTTAAATCGGAAGGTAAGGAGGTGGTGGTCCAACTGGCGATGAAGGGAATATCTTTGCCGCCTTCAATTTGACGTACCCCTTCCAAACTGCCCTGTTCGTACAGACTCAGTGCAAAAGGCAAAGCATTGCGTCGGTTTCCTTGGCAGTAGGGCACGTAGACCGCTACTTTACGTTGGTCTGCTGGTGCGAGCTTTTCCAATGGTGTACTCATTGTTTCAATGGTTGCGATCCCCTACTAGAATTTTGTCATGACTCGATTGGAATTGGCGCTGTTGCCAGCCTTTCCATGATAAACAGCTGTTGGCTTGGGAACAACAGGTAGCTGTTGCTTGGTGAGCAGCTAGATGACAAGCAATCAAAGGAGGGAAATCTTGACCGATCCACAGCGCGATCGCGCATCCAGCCAATTGTTGGCACAACGACTTGGTGGTGTCAATCTCTACTTAATCGGCATGATGGGTTCGGGGAAAACCACTCTCGGCCGCATTCTAGCGCAACGGTTGGGCTATAAATTTTTCGATACCGATGTGTTGGTAGAACAGGCCACTTCCATGAAGGTCAGCGATATTTTTGCCCAGTGGGGTGAAAACCAATTTCGGGAGTTGGAAACTCAGGTGCTGGCGGAACTCTCTGCCTACAAGAATTTAGCGATCGCCACTGGCGGTGGCATGGTATTGCGCCGGCAAAACTGGGGATACCTATACCACGGCATTACTGTCTGGTTGAACGTGCCGGTAGAAGCGCTTTACCAACGCCTGCAAACAGATAACACCCGCCCTCTGTTGCAAACTCCCGACCCCAAAGCGAAGCTAGAATCCATTTACCAGCAGCGACGGCAGCTATACGCCCAAGCCGACTTGCAAATCGTACCGCAAGAGAACGAATCTCCCGAACAGCTGGCCACCCGAGTGACTGAAGAAGTTGTCAATCGCCTAAAATCTCCCCAAAGCAACGCCGAAAATCAGCGATCGCTCAATACAGATAATGGAAATGTTTAAAGGCGCTTTATACCATTTGTGGGTTTCCTGCGGTTGCGATTTTGGCTGTTTGTAGCCGTTCTTGCAAGATACTATATTTGCCCATATGCCGAGGATGTCTCCCTCCCTTCGGTAAGTAGCAAAACTCCAGAAGGAAAAACCCATGCAAACGGAAGAAAACAAAAATCTCAGCCAAACTGAAGCCACCAGAGTTCGGGTTCTCAGCGAGGCGCTACCTTACATTCAGCAATTTTCCGGTCGTACCGTGGTCATTAAGTACGGTGGGGCCGCTATGAAAAATAGCAGCCTCAAAGCCGATGTGATTCGCGATATTGTTTTTTTATCTTGCGTGGGATTGCATCCGGTGATCGTGCACGGTGGCGGTCCGGAAATCAATACCTGGCTAACCCGTTTGGGGATCGAACCTCAGTTTAAAAACGGCTTGCGGGTCACCGATGCTTCTACCATGGATGTGGTGGAAATGGTTTTGGTGGGTCGGGTGAATAAGGAAATTGTCGATCTGATCAACCGTGCTGGCGGCGATGCGGTGGGATTGTGCGGCAAAGACGGTGCTTCGATCAAAGCACGCCCCCAAGGTGGCGAAGATATTGGCTTTGTGGGAGAGGTGAGTTCCATTGATGCCCAGTTGGTGGAGTCTTTGGTTCAGAGCAATTACATTCCGGTAATTTCCAGCGTGGCGGCGGATGAGAGCGGGCAATCTTACAATATCAATGCCGATACGGTGGCAGGAGAACTGGCAGCAGCTTTAAATGCGGAAAAATTAATTCTGCTGACGGATACGCCGGGAATTTTGCGCGATCGCGACCAACCGGAGTCTTTGATTACCAAGTTGGACATTCACGAAGCCAGAGAGGCAATTGATTCTGGTATCGTGGCAGGTGGGATGATTCCTAAAGTTACCTGTTGCGTGCGATCGCTGGCTCAGGGGGTGCGAGCTGCCCATATTATCGACGGTCGCGTTCCCCATGCTCTGTTGCTAGAAATTTTTAGCGATGCTGGGATTGGTACGATGATGGTAGCTTCTGAGTTCACAATCTAATTTTCTCCAACAGTACATGCAAGAAGAAACCCAGAAAAACTCACCCCAGTGGCTGCTATTTCGCCCCCAACAAGTCAGGGATGCCGAACGCACCCAAGGATTAATGGATGAGGGATGTTACTCTCAGTTTCTGATACATCCCCATCCCACCGAGCGGGTATTTTTATTTTTTCACGGGTTTACAGCCACCCCTGCCCAGTTTCTCCCCATTGCCAGAAATCTGCATCGGGAAGGGCATAATGTGGTCATTCCCCTCATGCCAGGTCACGGTCAAGCCGGTGAGTGGCATGCCAAACAACCGCCGCCGCTACCGATAAAAGCTCAAATTTACAAAGATTTTGCCAATAAATGGCTGGATCGCACTATACCTATGGGCAAACAGGTGGTTGTCGGGGGTCTTTCCGGTGGCGGTGCCGTGGCAGCGTGGCTGGCTTTTGCCCGCCCCAAAGAAATTAGTCGTGCTTTGTTGTATGCGGCTTATCTCAGCAGTAGCAGCCGTGTGGTGGATTTGTTGGTGCGTCGCTTGCGGGGCTACCACGAATGGACGGGCAAGGTGAAATTTGGCTATCATTGCTTTACGTTTCCCCAACTGAGCGTATTTTTGGAGATTGGCGATGAAGTTATGCGGCGATCGCGCCGGCAAAAACCAGCACCTTTATTTGCCATTTCCAGCGAAAGCGATCGCGCTGTGGGCAACCGCGACCATCGCACCTTATTTGAAAGAAGCGTGAAACATCAGCCTTTGTGTTGGTATCACTGTTTCGATCGCGTGTTGGATATTCCCCACACCATGCTCACGGAGACAGAAGGCAATCAATATCAAAATCTTTTGGTTTCCATGACCAAAGCTTACACCGAAAGTGAGCTCACTTGGCCCCAGGTGCAAGAAATTGCTTATCGCATGAGCCAAGGTAGAACCTTTGATGACGTGGTGGCTGAGTTGGGATGGCGCGATCGCGTTTCTCCTCACATGCCAGCGATGATGACGTTGGTAGACAAGCGTTCGATAGCGATGAAACGTCAGAAAAACTGGCGTCGATAAAATACCCAGGAGCGTTTTGATTTTTATTCATCCCACACCCGGCAAAATCTCTTCAATTATAGAACTAGAAGAGCGCGATCGCATTTCTTCCTACATACCAGGAATGATACCAAATCCGATGTACATAAACCCACAAAAATTTTGTAGGGTCGATTCGCGAATCGACCCTACACCAGGAAATTTCCATGGATCAAATAGCGAGGATGACAGCATTAGCAGCAAAACCGGTAATACCAACTTTTTCAAAACGACATCAAGCTGTAGATTAAAATTCTGTAGGAATACCAAATCCAACATGAAGAAACTACAATTTTTCTGTAGGGTGTAATACCATTTCCTTAATAGTCTGCAAGAAATAATAGGGGCATTTTTGTAGGGGCGCAACGCGTGAGCGCCCCTACCAGGGGAAGGAAATCCCAAAAAATCATTGTTTTTCAGAAATGGTATAAAGGTAGGCACGGGAGTCTTATCTCTAACATCGGGCTTCATATAAAATAAAACTGTATCCTACCCAATCCACGACAATAGTAGAATCTAGGTAGGTTT
This portion of the Geitlerinema sp. PCC 9228 genome encodes:
- a CDS encoding phosphotransacetylase family protein, which encodes MPQSSKHLIVGSTENYSGKSATILGIARQLQAQGWDIAYSKPLETLTSDCHNHRDGDVAFLGHTLGLSSQRLQPPLVCVETENVRANLRSLKERLSGVDVTDYSDKLQQTLAGYECDWLLVEAAGTLETGGLFGLTLPQMAHAIDAPVLLVTRFQPLHTVEALLQASQQLGDRLIGVCINDIPTEAMDLVQDSIKPFLENHQIPVLGMLPRHRVLRSISVGELVYQLHAKVLCCEERLDLLVESQQIGAMGVNLAMRYFHAGHNMAIVTGGDRMDLHLAALEASTHCLILTGNIQPSDMVLRRAEDVEVPVLSVAYDTLQTVSYLERAFERLRLRNAAKVECICHLIAKHFDLNTLLQVTTSI
- a CDS encoding DNA-processing protein DprA, with protein sequence MSQSIDLPKIDELAQELATIQQTGSKRIALLGSRHVPITHQHLIEMMSYALVLAGNRIVTSGATGTNAAAIRGAMRADPNMLTVILPQSLDRQSAESRKQIAKVMHLVENPANDQLSLAEASSLCNKEIISRCQQLICFAFHDSRTLLQTCREAEEQRKVVTLFYFD
- a CDS encoding RRXRR domain-containing protein; this encodes MGEKNLTRKQRSSSIMYALVLDKNKKPLDPTHPAKARKMLKAGRAK
- a CDS encoding shikimate kinase: MTDPQRDRASSQLLAQRLGGVNLYLIGMMGSGKTTLGRILAQRLGYKFFDTDVLVEQATSMKVSDIFAQWGENQFRELETQVLAELSAYKNLAIATGGGMVLRRQNWGYLYHGITVWLNVPVEALYQRLQTDNTRPLLQTPDPKAKLESIYQQRRQLYAQADLQIVPQENESPEQLATRVTEEVVNRLKSPQSNAENQRSLNTDNGNV
- a CDS encoding alpha/beta fold hydrolase, translating into MQEETQKNSPQWLLFRPQQVRDAERTQGLMDEGCYSQFLIHPHPTERVFLFFHGFTATPAQFLPIARNLHREGHNVVIPLMPGHGQAGEWHAKQPPPLPIKAQIYKDFANKWLDRTIPMGKQVVVGGLSGGGAVAAWLAFARPKEISRALLYAAYLSSSSRVVDLLVRRLRGYHEWTGKVKFGYHCFTFPQLSVFLEIGDEVMRRSRRQKPAPLFAISSESDRAVGNRDHRTLFERSVKHQPLCWYHCFDRVLDIPHTMLTETEGNQYQNLLVSMTKAYTESELTWPQVQEIAYRMSQGRTFDDVVAELGWRDRVSPHMPAMMTLVDKRSIAMKRQKNWRR
- the argB gene encoding acetylglutamate kinase, translating into MQTEENKNLSQTEATRVRVLSEALPYIQQFSGRTVVIKYGGAAMKNSSLKADVIRDIVFLSCVGLHPVIVHGGGPEINTWLTRLGIEPQFKNGLRVTDASTMDVVEMVLVGRVNKEIVDLINRAGGDAVGLCGKDGASIKARPQGGEDIGFVGEVSSIDAQLVESLVQSNYIPVISSVAADESGQSYNINADTVAGELAAALNAEKLILLTDTPGILRDRDQPESLITKLDIHEAREAIDSGIVAGGMIPKVTCCVRSLAQGVRAAHIIDGRVPHALLLEIFSDAGIGTMMVASEFTI
- the ebsA gene encoding type IV pilus biogenesis protein EbsA, with translation MSTPLEKLAPADQRKVAVYVPYCQGNRRNALPFALSLYEQGSLEGVRQIEGGKDIPFIASWTTTSLPSDLTRCRLQFDSNAELSYEISLPNFEFVNFLIELLIQYKKSRTIDFPQGFYRKLLHMDE